The Pan paniscus chromosome 1, NHGRI_mPanPan1-v2.0_pri, whole genome shotgun sequence genome has a segment encoding these proteins:
- the MPC2 gene encoding mitochondrial pyruvate carrier 2: MSAAGARGLRATYHRLLDKVELMLPEKLRPLYNHPAGPRTVFFWAPIMKWGLVCAGLADMARPAEKLSTAQSAVLMATGFIWSRYSLVIIPKNWSLFAVNFFVGAAGASQLFRIWRYNQELKAKAHK; the protein is encoded by the exons ATGTCGGCCGCCGGTGCCCGAGGCCTACGGGCCACCTACCACCGGCTCCTCGATAAAGTGGAGCTGATGCTGCCCGAGAAATTGAGGCCGTTGTACAACCATCCAGCAG gtcccAGAACAGTTTTTTTCTGGGCTCCAATTATGAAATGG GGGTTGGTGTGTGCTGGATTGGCTGATATGGCCAGACCTGCAGAAAAACTTAGCACAGCTCAATCTGCTGTTTTGATGGCTACag GGTTTATTTGGTCAAGATACTCACTtgtaattattccaaaaaattggagTCTGTTTGCTGTTAATTTCTTTGTGGGGGCAGCAGGAGCCTCTCAGCTTTTTCGTATTTGGAG aTATAACCAAGAACTAAAAGCTAAAGCACACAAATAA